The genomic segment tTATCAGCTTTCATGATGGTAATGTCAGGGTTTCGCTGTAGTGTCCCTAATGCTAACCTTTCATTTTTAGAAAGATTCTCAATGTGTTTATTCGAGGATTTACCTAACACCTGGTTAATTTCAGATGAAACTACGGCTTCAAAAGCGTCAACACAGGGGAAATTACCAGGAGGTATAAAATTGCTCTTAATTCCTAACTTGCCCTTTAGTGCTAGCATTTTAGAATCAATTTTTTGATCATTACatttgtcagaaaaaaatatcttaagTTTAAGTGAACGCAAAAATTTAAACAGATCAACAAACACAGAAAATGTCGGGGAGGTAAAAGTTGGCACAAACCCCAAGCCTTTTTCCAAAACTGCCAGTTCATTCGTATTTAGTTCGTATTTAGATAAATTGAACACAGATATTACCTGTGAAACTGTCCCTTGTGTTTGCCCCGACGGGTGCTGCTTTGATTTCCTCTGCCCCCTCCGGGTTTTCCTCCGTGTCTGGCCGAGCCTTCCCCTAAAAAAGGAACCGGGGGCTGTTGTTGTGAAGTAACCGGTGATACAAGTCCATCGTCCGAACTGCCCCCAGATGAAGTGTCGGCGAAAGGAGCTGTCTGGCGCCTGTAATATCGCGTCTTCCTCCGTGTATCTTGCCAGGTGTAGACTTCCCCTCTCTCGTAGTCCCTGGTGTCCCTGGTGAATTTCCGGAGCTTTACTTGAAGTATTTCCTGCTGCAGCTTCTCTATCTTTGCCTCGAGTTCTTTTAATGGCGTGTTGTCTGTATCCAGAATTACCTTGCATTCCTCTTCCGATGTGTGTATCTGCTG from the Xenopus laevis strain J_2021 chromosome 9_10L, Xenopus_laevis_v10.1, whole genome shotgun sequence genome contains:
- the LOC121398378 gene encoding uncharacterized protein LOC121398378, producing the protein MSFADIAATTDRRAETFSFTETERKKIINATQPLPATATHSATEVVRKLEQLKRRETAWALHLASLAEYAKAHRIPRGLRITLQPALFRDNSEFLQKWRGILNRCSLDLITLTIQQLQTGTRELKQQIHTSEEECKVILDTDNTPLKELEAKIEKLQQEILQVKLRKFTRDTRDYERGEVYTWQDTRRKTRYYRRQTAPFADTSSGGSSDDGLVSPVTSQQQPPVPFLGEGSARHGGKPGGGRGNQSSTRRGKHKGQFHR